The following proteins are encoded in a genomic region of bacterium:
- the hemA gene encoding glutamyl-tRNA reductase: protein MEILIVGLSHKTAPLEIREKVSFAEADLSVGIKALIACPNVSEGLIVSTCNRVELYTAVPKRSLDKAREEIAQFLSEHHQVPREKLDPHLYVLSGEECVQHIFRVASSLDSMVVGEPQILGQVKEAFGCAANVQATGNILNRLLHKAFSVAKRVRSETRIATSAVSISFAAVELAKKIFGELDGKTVMLVGAGEMAELAARHLLGNGLEHIIVANRTYERAVTLAEEFGGSAVPFDELAQQMELADIVISSTGAPNIIIDKKMVQRLIKRRRNRPMFFIDIAVPRDIDPAVNQVENVYAYDIDDLQGVVETNIKTRSKEAAKAEEIVNGEVRQFNDWMRSRESFPTIVALREWAEEVRRGELEKTLKRIEGLSEADTKKIEAMTEAILNKILHKPVSSMKRAAHDGDEGEIVSIVRKIFDLEE from the coding sequence ATGGAAATCCTCATTGTCGGACTGAGTCATAAAACAGCGCCTCTGGAGATCCGGGAAAAGGTCTCCTTCGCCGAGGCTGACCTGTCCGTAGGGATCAAGGCGCTGATCGCCTGCCCCAACGTTTCCGAAGGGCTCATCGTCTCCACCTGCAACAGGGTGGAACTTTACACGGCCGTCCCGAAGCGCAGCCTGGACAAGGCGCGGGAAGAGATCGCCCAGTTCCTGTCCGAACACCACCAGGTGCCCAGGGAAAAGCTGGACCCCCACCTTTACGTCCTCTCGGGGGAAGAGTGCGTCCAGCACATCTTCCGGGTGGCGTCCAGCCTGGACTCCATGGTGGTGGGCGAGCCCCAGATCCTTGGGCAGGTGAAAGAGGCGTTCGGGTGCGCCGCCAACGTCCAGGCCACGGGGAACATCCTCAACCGCCTGCTCCACAAGGCGTTCTCGGTAGCCAAGCGGGTTCGGTCCGAGACCAGGATCGCCACCTCCGCCGTTTCCATCTCCTTTGCCGCCGTTGAGCTGGCGAAGAAGATCTTCGGCGAGCTGGACGGCAAGACGGTCATGCTCGTCGGCGCCGGGGAGATGGCCGAACTGGCTGCCCGGCACCTCCTGGGTAACGGCCTCGAGCACATTATCGTGGCCAACCGGACCTACGAGAGAGCCGTGACCCTGGCCGAGGAGTTCGGCGGCTCGGCAGTGCCCTTCGACGAACTGGCACAGCAGATGGAACTGGCCGACATCGTCATCAGCTCCACCGGGGCGCCCAACATCATCATCGACAAAAAGATGGTCCAGCGCCTCATCAAGCGGCGCCGCAACCGGCCCATGTTCTTTATCGACATCGCTGTCCCCAGGGACATCGACCCCGCCGTCAACCAGGTGGAGAACGTCTACGCCTACGACATCGACGACCTCCAGGGCGTGGTGGAAACCAACATCAAGACCCGTTCCAAGGAAGCGGCCAAGGCTGAAGAAATTGTTAATGGGGAAGTCCGGCAGTTCAACGATTGGATGAGGTCGAGGGAGTCGTTTCCCACCATCGTGGCCTTGAGGGAGTGGGCCGAGGAGGTGCGCAGGGGAGAGCTTGAAAAGACCCTGAAAAGGATCGAGGGCTTAAGCGAGGCCGACACCAAGAAGATCGAGGCCATGACCGAGGCCATCTTAAACAAAATCCTGCACAAGCCCGTCAGCAGTATGAAGCGGGCCGCCCACGACGGGGACGAAGGGGAGATCGTGAGTATCGTAAGAAAAATTTTTGATTTAGAGGAATAA
- the ccsB gene encoding c-type cytochrome biogenesis protein CcsB, producing MDIVFFSAALFFLFIGTLHYLLFLVFRNPVVPRVARYSLYLTFAAQLGFFISRFMMGGVPFGTNMYESLVFFSACLVGAYLLVTIRFKVPVVGAFVMPVTFILMAAAALMPDKGVTSIPPALSSIWLFIHVPLSFMGDALFGLAFGSGIMYLIQEKQLKRKRPGSFYYSLPSLEVLDSINYRALTIGFPLLTLGIITGSIWAQYAWGSYWQWDPKETWSLITWLIYAAVLHARFTVGWRGRKAAWFSIVGFVAVLFTFLGVNLFLSGLHSYN from the coding sequence ATGGATATCGTCTTTTTCTCAGCCGCGCTTTTCTTCCTGTTTATCGGGACCCTGCACTACCTCCTGTTCCTCGTGTTCAGGAACCCCGTGGTGCCAAGGGTGGCCCGGTACAGCCTCTATCTGACCTTCGCGGCGCAGCTGGGCTTTTTCATCAGCAGGTTCATGATGGGCGGGGTGCCTTTCGGGACCAACATGTACGAGTCGCTGGTGTTCTTCTCGGCCTGCCTCGTGGGGGCCTATCTTTTGGTCACCATCAGGTTCAAGGTGCCGGTGGTGGGGGCTTTCGTCATGCCCGTCACCTTCATCCTCATGGCCGCGGCGGCTCTGATGCCCGACAAGGGCGTCACTTCCATCCCGCCGGCCTTGAGCAGCATCTGGCTTTTCATCCACGTGCCCCTGAGCTTCATGGGTGACGCCCTGTTCGGTCTGGCCTTCGGTTCGGGGATCATGTACCTCATCCAGGAAAAGCAGCTCAAGCGCAAGCGGCCGGGATCGTTCTACTACAGCCTGCCCAGCCTGGAGGTCCTCGACTCCATCAACTACAGGGCGCTGACCATCGGTTTTCCCCTGCTGACCCTGGGGATCATCACCGGGTCGATCTGGGCGCAGTACGCCTGGGGTTCCTACTGGCAGTGGGACCCCAAGGAGACCTGGTCCCTCATCACGTGGCTCATCTACGCGGCCGTCCTCCACGCCAGGTTCACGGTTGGCTGGCGGGGCCGGAAGGCGGCCTGGTTTTCCATCGTGGGTTTTGTGGCCGTTCTTTTCACTTTTCTGGGCGTCAATCTCTTTTTGAGCGGCCTGCACTCATACAACTGA